A part of Paenibacillus sp. 481 genomic DNA contains:
- a CDS encoding ABC transporter ATP-binding protein produces the protein MSEWSEQSKQSEQYTQKAGEQVLRAERLVGRYGQRIVLHHVSLAIAKGEWVGIIGPNGSGKSTLLALLSGAEVPAAGSVSLFGKPIPSYKRKELARSMAVLQQEALPAVGYTVRDVVEMGRFPYQKWFGTESEDSGPFIDLIMEQLQLTAIEERPLDQLSGGQRQRVALGKLMAQSPDIVLLDEPTTYLDIHHQVQFLDIVREWQRTASLTVVSVLHDLNLASLYCDRLVVMNEGQIVAEGKPEEVITEQLLADIFATRTSIVQHPEYGRPQVLVCTNE, from the coding sequence ATGAGTGAGTGGAGCGAGCAGAGTAAGCAGAGTGAGCAGTATACACAAAAAGCGGGAGAACAGGTGCTTCGTGCAGAGCGGCTTGTTGGACGCTACGGTCAGCGGATCGTTCTGCATCATGTTTCATTAGCCATTGCTAAAGGGGAATGGGTCGGCATTATTGGGCCGAACGGTAGCGGAAAATCAACGCTGCTAGCGTTGCTCTCTGGCGCGGAAGTGCCCGCTGCTGGTAGCGTCAGCTTATTCGGCAAGCCTATTCCGTCCTATAAGCGGAAGGAGCTTGCACGCAGCATGGCAGTGCTTCAACAGGAAGCGCTTCCAGCTGTCGGTTATACGGTGCGTGATGTGGTTGAAATGGGCAGGTTTCCTTACCAGAAGTGGTTCGGTACAGAGAGTGAGGATAGCGGTCCATTTATCGATCTCATTATGGAGCAGCTACAGCTGACGGCAATCGAGGAGCGACCGCTTGATCAACTTAGTGGGGGGCAGCGGCAGCGCGTGGCCTTGGGCAAACTGATGGCCCAGTCACCCGATATTGTGCTGTTGGACGAGCCGACGACGTATTTAGATATTCATCATCAGGTACAATTTTTGGACATTGTGCGGGAATGGCAGCGTACTGCCAGTTTGACTGTAGTATCTGTTCTGCACGATTTAAACTTAGCTTCTTTGTATTGCGATCGGTTAGTGGTGATGAATGAGGGGCAGATCGTAGCAGAAGGGAAGCCAGAGGAAGTCATTACAGAGCAACTGCTGGCCGACATTTTTGCAACACGAACCTCTATTGTACAACACCCAGAGTACGGGCGACCGCAAGTGCTTGTGTGCACGAATGAGTAG